The following coding sequences lie in one Spea bombifrons isolate aSpeBom1 chromosome 5, aSpeBom1.2.pri, whole genome shotgun sequence genomic window:
- the TBC1D7 gene encoding TBC1 domain family member 7 isoform X1 produces the protein MSSEDSQRNFRSVYYEKVGFRGVEEKKSLEILLKDDRLDIEKLCTFTQRFPLPSMYRILVWKVLLGILPPHQETHSRVMSYRKEQYSDVYHALQVIRFIDESTPMSEVFLHMHHLETGKLPHSQAYPLEPEDDFFLAVAASMEEMVDDDMDCYWLIKSFVNHLDTKFKDSQNQLQKSFEHYLNLEDNRIVTHLKTSNMLDKLPYDLWFKKCFAGCLPASSLQRVWDKLVSGSCKILVFVAVEILLTFKMKVMALNTAENLNTFLEKIPEDNTDAIVSKSIDLWHKHCGIPAHSV, from the exons ATGTCATCAGAGGATTCTCAGCGAAACTTTCGCTCTGTCTACTATGAAAAAGTTGGCTTCCGAGGAGTGGAAGAGAAGAAGTCTTTagagattttattaaaagatgACCGCTTAG ATATTGAGAAGCTGTGCACCTTTACTCAGAGGTTTCCTCTCCCATCCATGTACCGGATTCTTGTTTGGAAGGTACTATTAG gAATTTTGCCTCCTCATCAAGAGACTCACTCCAGGGTGATGTCATATAGGAAGGAACAGTACAGTGATGTGTACCATGCCCTGCAAGTTATCCGTTTCATTGATGAGTCTACTCCCATGAGCGAGGTGTTCCTCCACATGCATCATCTGGAGACCGGCAAGCTACCTCACAGTCAAGCTTATCCTCTG GAGCCAGaagatgatttttttcttgcagtaGCTGCTAGTATGGAAGAAATGGTAGATGATGATATGGACTGTTACTGGTTGATCAAAAGCTTTGTTAATCATTTAGATACAAAGTTTAAAGATTCACAGAATCAGCTG CAGAAATCCTTTGAGCATTACCTTAACCTAGAAGATAACAGAATCGTGACTCATCTCAAGACAAGCAATATGTTAGACAAGCTTCCGTATGACTTGTGGTTTAAGAAGTGCTTTGCAGGCTGCTTACCTGCTTCCAGCTTACAAAG agTGTGGGACAAACTTGTGAGCGGATCGTGCAAAATTCTTGTTTTTGTTGCTGTGGAGATTTTATTAACATTCAAGATGAAAGTCATGGCATTGAATACCGCGGagaatttaaatacatttttagaaaaa atTCCCGAAGACAACACTGATGCAATAGTGAGCAAATCTATAGACTTATGGCACAAGCATTGTGGTATACCTGCCCATTCTGTGTAA
- the TBC1D7 gene encoding TBC1 domain family member 7 isoform X2: protein MSSEDSQRNFRSVYYEKVGFRGVEEKKSLEILLKDDRLDIEKLCTFTQRFPLPSMYRILVWKVLLGILPPHQETHSRVMSYRKEQYSDVYHALQVIRFIDESTPMSEVFLHMHHLETGKLPHSQAYPLEPEDDFFLAVAASMEEMVDDDMDCYWLIKSFVNHLDTKFKDSQNQLKSFEHYLNLEDNRIVTHLKTSNMLDKLPYDLWFKKCFAGCLPASSLQRVWDKLVSGSCKILVFVAVEILLTFKMKVMALNTAENLNTFLEKIPEDNTDAIVSKSIDLWHKHCGIPAHSV from the exons ATGTCATCAGAGGATTCTCAGCGAAACTTTCGCTCTGTCTACTATGAAAAAGTTGGCTTCCGAGGAGTGGAAGAGAAGAAGTCTTTagagattttattaaaagatgACCGCTTAG ATATTGAGAAGCTGTGCACCTTTACTCAGAGGTTTCCTCTCCCATCCATGTACCGGATTCTTGTTTGGAAGGTACTATTAG gAATTTTGCCTCCTCATCAAGAGACTCACTCCAGGGTGATGTCATATAGGAAGGAACAGTACAGTGATGTGTACCATGCCCTGCAAGTTATCCGTTTCATTGATGAGTCTACTCCCATGAGCGAGGTGTTCCTCCACATGCATCATCTGGAGACCGGCAAGCTACCTCACAGTCAAGCTTATCCTCTG GAGCCAGaagatgatttttttcttgcagtaGCTGCTAGTATGGAAGAAATGGTAGATGATGATATGGACTGTTACTGGTTGATCAAAAGCTTTGTTAATCATTTAGATACAAAGTTTAAAGATTCACAGAATCAGCTG AAATCCTTTGAGCATTACCTTAACCTAGAAGATAACAGAATCGTGACTCATCTCAAGACAAGCAATATGTTAGACAAGCTTCCGTATGACTTGTGGTTTAAGAAGTGCTTTGCAGGCTGCTTACCTGCTTCCAGCTTACAAAG agTGTGGGACAAACTTGTGAGCGGATCGTGCAAAATTCTTGTTTTTGTTGCTGTGGAGATTTTATTAACATTCAAGATGAAAGTCATGGCATTGAATACCGCGGagaatttaaatacatttttagaaaaa atTCCCGAAGACAACACTGATGCAATAGTGAGCAAATCTATAGACTTATGGCACAAGCATTGTGGTATACCTGCCCATTCTGTGTAA